In the genome of Neofelis nebulosa isolate mNeoNeb1 chromosome 6, mNeoNeb1.pri, whole genome shotgun sequence, one region contains:
- the TREM2 gene encoding triggering receptor expressed on myeloid cells 2 isoform X1, protein MEPLRLLILVAVTELSRAHNTTVFQGMAGRSLQVSCPYNSLKHWGRRKAWCRQLDEEGTCQRVVSTHRSWLLSFLKRWNGSTAIVDDALGGTLTITLRNLQAHDAGLYQCQSLYGDEADTLRKVLVEVLADPLDHLDPGGLWIPEESKSFEDAQVERSMSRGLSEEDIPFPPTPILFLLACMFLGKLLAASALWAVAWHGQKLGTPRAGGLDCSRDPGYQLQTLTGQRDT, encoded by the exons ATGGAGCCTCTCCGCCTGCTCATCCTGGTGGCCGTCACAG AGCTGTCCCGAGCCCACAACACCACCGTATTCCAGGGCATGGCAGGCCGGTCCCTGCAGGTCTCCTGCCCCTACAACTCCTTGAAGCACTGGGGCAGACGCAAAGCCTGGTGCCGCCAGCTGGATGAAGAGGGCACGTGCCAGCGGGTCGTCAGCACCCACCGCTCGTGGCTGCTGTCTTTCCTGAAGAGGTGGAATGGGAGCACGGCTATCGTGGATGATGCCCTGGGGGGCACGCTCACCATTACGCTGCGGAATCTTCAAGCCCATGACGCCGGCCTCTACCAGTGCCAGAGTCTCTATGGTGATGAGGCCGACACCCTCAGGAAGGTCCTGGTGGAGGTGCTGGCCG ACCCCCTTGATCACCTGGACCCTGGAGGTCTCTGGATCCCTGAAGAGTCCAAGAGCTTCGAGGATGCCCAGGTGGAACGCAGCATGTCCAG GGGTCTCTCAGAAGAGGATATCCCCTTTCCACCCACTCCCATCCTTTTCCTCCTGGCCTGCATGTTTCTGGGCAAGCTTTTAGCAGCCAGTGCTCTCTGGGCTGTGGCCTGGCATGGGCAGAAACTGGGGACGCCCCGGGCCGGTGGGCTGGACTGCAGCCGTGACCCAGGTTACCAGCTCCAGACCCTAACAG GGCAGAGAGACACGTGA
- the TREM2 gene encoding triggering receptor expressed on myeloid cells 2 isoform X2, producing MEPLRLLILVAVTELSRAHNTTVFQGMAGRSLQVSCPYNSLKHWGRRKAWCRQLDEEGTCQRVVSTHRSWLLSFLKRWNGSTAIVDDALGGTLTITLRNLQAHDAGLYQCQSLYGDEADTLRKVLVEVLADPLDHLDPGGLWIPEESKSFEDAQVERSMSSCCSKTPEWSASHPFPGHPWTSPQFSNNKGFRTKLGPHSHTCSFGRISSDWFIPVYWC from the exons ATGGAGCCTCTCCGCCTGCTCATCCTGGTGGCCGTCACAG AGCTGTCCCGAGCCCACAACACCACCGTATTCCAGGGCATGGCAGGCCGGTCCCTGCAGGTCTCCTGCCCCTACAACTCCTTGAAGCACTGGGGCAGACGCAAAGCCTGGTGCCGCCAGCTGGATGAAGAGGGCACGTGCCAGCGGGTCGTCAGCACCCACCGCTCGTGGCTGCTGTCTTTCCTGAAGAGGTGGAATGGGAGCACGGCTATCGTGGATGATGCCCTGGGGGGCACGCTCACCATTACGCTGCGGAATCTTCAAGCCCATGACGCCGGCCTCTACCAGTGCCAGAGTCTCTATGGTGATGAGGCCGACACCCTCAGGAAGGTCCTGGTGGAGGTGCTGGCCG ACCCCCTTGATCACCTGGACCCTGGAGGTCTCTGGATCCCTGAAGAGTCCAAGAGCTTCGAGGATGCCCAGGTGGAACGCAGCATGTCCAG CTGCTGCTCCAAGACTCCTGAATGGTCAGCCTCCCATCCCTTCCCTGGCCACCCTTGGACATCCCCACAATTCAGCAATAATAAGGGTTTTAGGACAAAACTGGGACCCCACTCCCATACCTGCTCCTTTGGTAGGATCAGCTCTGATTGGTTCATTCCCGTGTACTGGTGTTAA
- the LOC131514182 gene encoding trem-like transcript 4 protein isoform X1 codes for MAGGGTHLLLSVLLMLLASPGSWEQKSLLLRKLEGETVSVKCLYPPWTGSNMMRVLCRDISADTCIVLASNTRLPRVSGEPRNSIQDYSSLGYFIVTMTELRVKDSGFYSCGFYKSSEISVLRKFRLVVSRATTTPTTTSTRSTTAWTSATSSVTDSSESNWRLIIPTSTVAVLLLLVLMVLMILYFKKARGSAGKGEDKLHVYDNISVQREKTTEHRKDSSSGQRRSQVSWGSNQQMGSDEDSGAICYASLTYLNNFDLEDSIYVNTHPNLRPTPDPLLTVEYASISGSRPQPSNLTALEGETQELKADFTGQ; via the exons ATGGCCGGGGGGGGCACACACCTGCTGCTATCTGTCCTTCTGATGCTCCTGGCATCACCAG GCTCCTGGGAACAGAAGTCACTGTTGCTGCGCAAACTGGAAGGGGAGACGGTCTCCGTGAAGTGCCTGTACCCGCCCTGGACAGGTTCCAACATGATGAGAGTCTTGTGCAGGGACATTTCAGCAGATACTTGTATCGTGTTAGCCTCCAACACCAGGCTCCCGAGAGTGTCCGGGGAACCTCGAAACTCTATTCAGGATTATTCCAGTTTAGGCTACTTCATCGTCACCATGACTGAGCTCAGGGTGAAGGACTCCGGATTTTATTCATGTGGATTCTACAAATCCTCAGAGATCTCTGTTCTCAGAAAATTCCGTCTGGTGGTATCTCGGG CTACAACCACGCCCACCACCACGAGCACCAGGAGCACTACAGCCTGGACCTCCGCCACCAGCTCTGTCACCGACAG CTCCGAAAGCAATTGGCGTCTCATCATTCCCACCTCGACGGTGGCcgtcctgctgctgctggtgctcaTGGTCCTCATGATCCTGTACTTCAAGAAAGCCCGAGGAAGTGCCGGGAAAG GTGAGGACAAACTTCACGTCTATGACAACATTTCGGTCCAGAGGGAAAAGACCACTGAACACCGGAAAGACTCCTCGTCAGGGCAGAGGCGATCTCAGGTTTCCTGG GGCTCCAATCAACAGATGGGCTCTGACGAGGACTCTGGGGCCATTTGCTATGCTTCACTTACCTACTTGAACAACTTTGACCTTGAGGACTCCATCTATGTCAACACCCACCCCAACCTGAGGCCCACGCCTGACCCCCTTCTGACTGTGGAATATGCCAGCATCTCTGGAAGCAGACCCCAGCCCTCCAACTTGACTGCCCTGGAGGGGGAAACTCAGGAGCTGAAGGCAGACTTCACTGGGCAGTGA
- the TREM2 gene encoding triggering receptor expressed on myeloid cells 2 isoform X3, whose product MEPLRLLILVAVTELSRAHNTTVFQGMAGRSLQVSCPYNSLKHWGRRKAWCRQLDEEGTCQRVVSTHRSWLLSFLKRWNGSTAIVDDALGGTLTITLRNLQAHDAGLYQCQSLYGDEADTLRKVLVEVLADPLDHLDPGGLWIPEESKSFEDAQVERSMSRAERHVREDPAWEERPRERSAGTTPACTPAPQPPRLMVLLWRKVTLPIPCFPWPLETEVCVCVCVCVCVRAHLGSGKDIHQLVGIGY is encoded by the exons ATGGAGCCTCTCCGCCTGCTCATCCTGGTGGCCGTCACAG AGCTGTCCCGAGCCCACAACACCACCGTATTCCAGGGCATGGCAGGCCGGTCCCTGCAGGTCTCCTGCCCCTACAACTCCTTGAAGCACTGGGGCAGACGCAAAGCCTGGTGCCGCCAGCTGGATGAAGAGGGCACGTGCCAGCGGGTCGTCAGCACCCACCGCTCGTGGCTGCTGTCTTTCCTGAAGAGGTGGAATGGGAGCACGGCTATCGTGGATGATGCCCTGGGGGGCACGCTCACCATTACGCTGCGGAATCTTCAAGCCCATGACGCCGGCCTCTACCAGTGCCAGAGTCTCTATGGTGATGAGGCCGACACCCTCAGGAAGGTCCTGGTGGAGGTGCTGGCCG ACCCCCTTGATCACCTGGACCCTGGAGGTCTCTGGATCCCTGAAGAGTCCAAGAGCTTCGAGGATGCCCAGGTGGAACGCAGCATGTCCAG GGCAGAGAGACACGTGAGAGAAGACCCCGCATGGGAAGAGAGGCCCCGGGAGAGGTCTGCTGGGACCACCCCGGCCTGCACACCTGCCCCTCAGCCACCAAGACTCATGGTTCTGCTTTGGCGAAAGGTCACTCTGCCCATACCCTGCTTCCCCTGGCCCCTGGaaacagaggtgtgtgtgtgtgtgtgtgtgtgtgtgtgtgtgcgggcacACCTGGGAAGTGGGAAGGACATTCACCAACTTGTAGGCATTGGTTATTAA
- the LOC131514182 gene encoding uncharacterized protein LOC131514182 isoform X3 — translation MAGGGTHLLLSVLLMLLASPGSWEQKSLLLRKLEGETVSVKCLYPPWTGSNMMRVLCRDISADTCIVLASNTRLPRVSGEPRNSIQDYSSLGYFIVTMTELRVKDSGFYSCGFYKSSEISVLRKFRLVVSRGEDKLHVYDNISVQREKTTEHRKDSSSGQRRSQVSWGSNQQMGSDEDSGAICYASLTYLNNFDLEDSIYVNTHPNLRPTPDPLLTVEYASISGSRPQPSNLTALEGETQELKADFTGQ, via the exons ATGGCCGGGGGGGGCACACACCTGCTGCTATCTGTCCTTCTGATGCTCCTGGCATCACCAG GCTCCTGGGAACAGAAGTCACTGTTGCTGCGCAAACTGGAAGGGGAGACGGTCTCCGTGAAGTGCCTGTACCCGCCCTGGACAGGTTCCAACATGATGAGAGTCTTGTGCAGGGACATTTCAGCAGATACTTGTATCGTGTTAGCCTCCAACACCAGGCTCCCGAGAGTGTCCGGGGAACCTCGAAACTCTATTCAGGATTATTCCAGTTTAGGCTACTTCATCGTCACCATGACTGAGCTCAGGGTGAAGGACTCCGGATTTTATTCATGTGGATTCTACAAATCCTCAGAGATCTCTGTTCTCAGAAAATTCCGTCTGGTGGTATCTCGGG GTGAGGACAAACTTCACGTCTATGACAACATTTCGGTCCAGAGGGAAAAGACCACTGAACACCGGAAAGACTCCTCGTCAGGGCAGAGGCGATCTCAGGTTTCCTGG GGCTCCAATCAACAGATGGGCTCTGACGAGGACTCTGGGGCCATTTGCTATGCTTCACTTACCTACTTGAACAACTTTGACCTTGAGGACTCCATCTATGTCAACACCCACCCCAACCTGAGGCCCACGCCTGACCCCCTTCTGACTGTGGAATATGCCAGCATCTCTGGAAGCAGACCCCAGCCCTCCAACTTGACTGCCCTGGAGGGGGAAACTCAGGAGCTGAAGGCAGACTTCACTGGGCAGTGA
- the LOC131514182 gene encoding trem-like transcript 4 protein isoform X2 produces the protein MAGGGTHLLLSVLLMLLASPGSWEQKSLLLRKLEGETVSVKCLYPPWTGSNMMRVLCRDISADTCIVLASNTRLPRVSGEPRNSIQDYSSLGYFIVTMTELRVKDSGFYSCGFYKSSEISVLRKFRLVVSRATTTPTTTSTRSTTAWTSATSSVTDSSESNWRLIIPTSTVAVLLLLVLMVLMILYFKKARGSAGKGEDKLHVYDNISVQREKTTEHRKDSSSGQRRSQGSNQQMGSDEDSGAICYASLTYLNNFDLEDSIYVNTHPNLRPTPDPLLTVEYASISGSRPQPSNLTALEGETQELKADFTGQ, from the exons ATGGCCGGGGGGGGCACACACCTGCTGCTATCTGTCCTTCTGATGCTCCTGGCATCACCAG GCTCCTGGGAACAGAAGTCACTGTTGCTGCGCAAACTGGAAGGGGAGACGGTCTCCGTGAAGTGCCTGTACCCGCCCTGGACAGGTTCCAACATGATGAGAGTCTTGTGCAGGGACATTTCAGCAGATACTTGTATCGTGTTAGCCTCCAACACCAGGCTCCCGAGAGTGTCCGGGGAACCTCGAAACTCTATTCAGGATTATTCCAGTTTAGGCTACTTCATCGTCACCATGACTGAGCTCAGGGTGAAGGACTCCGGATTTTATTCATGTGGATTCTACAAATCCTCAGAGATCTCTGTTCTCAGAAAATTCCGTCTGGTGGTATCTCGGG CTACAACCACGCCCACCACCACGAGCACCAGGAGCACTACAGCCTGGACCTCCGCCACCAGCTCTGTCACCGACAG CTCCGAAAGCAATTGGCGTCTCATCATTCCCACCTCGACGGTGGCcgtcctgctgctgctggtgctcaTGGTCCTCATGATCCTGTACTTCAAGAAAGCCCGAGGAAGTGCCGGGAAAG GTGAGGACAAACTTCACGTCTATGACAACATTTCGGTCCAGAGGGAAAAGACCACTGAACACCGGAAAGACTCCTCGTCAGGGCAGAGGCGATCTCAG GGCTCCAATCAACAGATGGGCTCTGACGAGGACTCTGGGGCCATTTGCTATGCTTCACTTACCTACTTGAACAACTTTGACCTTGAGGACTCCATCTATGTCAACACCCACCCCAACCTGAGGCCCACGCCTGACCCCCTTCTGACTGTGGAATATGCCAGCATCTCTGGAAGCAGACCCCAGCCCTCCAACTTGACTGCCCTGGAGGGGGAAACTCAGGAGCTGAAGGCAGACTTCACTGGGCAGTGA